The following coding sequences are from one Salvia hispanica cultivar TCC Black 2014 chromosome 3, UniMelb_Shisp_WGS_1.0, whole genome shotgun sequence window:
- the LOC125216406 gene encoding GPI transamidase component PIG-S: protein MAAASAPNPPSTAEIAEAAEPLPSKLENSEQDCPRKTKPGQKRLALTFTVLFSFLLGLPFLLKSVEIYRSPLPFREIDDLSAAVESIPLQFPCKFRAVFVGTGGSSLDANELSVKIEHQMRKIAAKDSTSCGACSYNSSVSVVVENGADCFRSDNDFNWKCGALSEPNKYEDSGEYNDELFDEYLHSLVDESDSRDNGGNVYTMIVVRREGQKDVSAVVGKYRHGWIVGRVSEEEAVKKVASVFVKAFVNGGKEEGSISGEFMPVGADGKIVLSFNLLNANPHDWIYDWEFQEIDDNLLAPILEYLKPLADISVESQVLYHTPKSSFSYWDEMLGSYIFTTKDLPFFVNSNEWHLDTSVAAGGRSKILHLVVYVPSSTECPLQLQLPNGKISKSNGFISPMWGSVVVWNHAACLNGSKMETRVRHMISSEDMRKIFEVFIGQLRQLFGLKSKGIFRDASGTMRLLTSESGFTEWELDVLSRQHTCYNLLQCTTTLGSLSRLVQSLPRMIIKEEIGEQVRYSLEAAKSALSNVSAGIYDASAVSSRRARSFAEDAFYHPSMMSVSYYSFEHCFAVYSPFFLPVALHVLLAALREWKRYKQESRKFKAWKAKKD from the exons ATGGCCGCCGCCAGCGCTCCAAATCCGCCGTCGACGGCGGAAATTGCCGAAGCTGCTGAACCTCTGCCCTCGAAGCTCGAAAATTCTGAACAGGATTGCCCACGCAAAACCAAACCAGGACAGAAACGCCTCGCTCTCACCTTCACTGTTCTCTTTTCTTTCCTGTTAG GTCTTccatttttgttaaaatcGGTAGAAATCTACAGATCGCCTCTGCCGTTCCGAGAAATCGATGATTTGTCCGCCGCAGTTGAGTCGATTCCGTTGCAATTTCCTTGCAAATTCCGAGCGGTATTTGTTGGTACAGGAGGATCTTCATTGGATGCTAATGAATTATCGGTTAAGATTGAACATCAAATGCGGAAAATCGCTGCCAAGGATTCAACATCCTGCGGTGCTTGTAGCTATAATTCATCTGTTTCTGTAGTCGTAGAAAATGGTGCTGATTGTTTTCGTAGTGACAATGATTTCAACTGGAAGTGTGGAGCGTTGAGTGAGCCGAACAAGTATGAGGATTCAGGGGAATATAATGATGAGTTGTTCGATGAGTATTTGCATTCGTTGGTGGACGAAAGTGATAGTCGTGACAATGGAGGAAATGTTTATACGATGATAGTGGTGAGGAGGGAAGGACAGAAGGATGTGAGTGCAGTTGTTGGGAAATATAGGCATGGGTGGATTGTGGGTAGAGTTTCAGAGGAGGAGGCGGTGAAGAAGGTGGCCTCTGTTTTCGTGAAAGCGTTTGTGAATGGTGGAAAAGAGGAAGGGTCGATCAGTGGGGAGTTTATGCCTGTGGGAGCAGATGGGAAGATCGTGCTTTCATTTAATTTGCTGAATGCTAATCCTCATGATTGGATTTATGACTG GGAATTCCAAGAGATAGATGATAATCTCTTGGCTCCGATTCTCGAGTATTTGAAGCCTCTAGCAGATATAAGCGTGGAGAGTCAG GTCTTGTACCACACTCCAAAGTCTTCGTTTTCTTACTGGGATGAAATGCTGGGGAGCTATATTTTCACTACAAAAGATCTTCCTTTCTTT GTAAACTCAAATGAGTGGCATTTGGATACATCAGTAGCAGCAGGAGGACGTTCGAAGATCCTCCATCTTGTGGT GTATGTCCCATCTTCAACAGAGTGTCCACTTCAATTGCAGCTCCCTAATGGGAAAATTTCTAAATCAAATGGCTTTATATCCCCG ATGTGGGGCAGTGTTGTTGTTTGGAACCATGCAGCTTGTTTGAATGGTTCAAAAATGGAGACTCGTGTCAGGCATATGATTTCTTCTGAG GACATGAGGAAAATCTTTGAAGTCTTCATAGGACAGCTACGACAACTCTTTGGTCTGAAGTCCAAAGGCATCTTTCGTGATGCATCAGGCACAATGCGACTTTTGACCAGTGAAAGTGGCTTCACAGAATG GGAATTGGATGTATTATCACGGCAGCACACATGTTATAATCTTCTTCAGTGCACCACCACTCTTGGATCACTTTCTCGACTG GTCCAGTCACTTCCAAGAATGATTATTAAGGAGGAAATAGGAGAACAG GTGAGGTACTCTCTTGAGGCTGCAAAATCGGCTTTGAGCAACGTGTCTGCTGGAATTTACGACGCTTCTGCCG TATCCTCAAGACGAGCTAGATCCTTTGCGGAGGATGCTTTCTACCATCCATCCATGATGTCCGTGAGCTATTACTCATTTGAGCACTGCTTTGCTGTCTACTCG CCCTTCTTCCTGCCGGTTGCGCTGCACGTGCTTCTGGCAGCCCTTAGAGAATGGAAAAGGTACAAGCAAGAAAGCAGAAAGTTTAAAGCATGGAAAGCTAAGAAAGATTAG